DNA sequence from the Nicotiana tomentosiformis chromosome 3, ASM39032v3, whole genome shotgun sequence genome:
TAATTAAAAACAAATACTCAACTGCAAATTCTGTCTTGCCACATACATTCTCGTTAAATAAATGAAACAGAATAAAGGTAACAACTAAAGTAGATTAAATGACATGAAACTTACCAGCCTAGTCCAGATTTTTAGAAAGATTAATCCCAAAGCCCAATCCTGATATAGAAGGAACACTGGGCTTTCATCAATAGGCACTCGCATAGGCACAATGACCAGAACTTCAAAAAGCAGCCCAATCAACAGAGGGATGATAAAAATCTGGACAGAGAATCAGTGAATGAATTAACAATATGAAAAAGAAATCATGGCATAACTCTTGAAACAGGAAATTTTGACATTACCCATATTGACAACAGTGCAGAACTCTTCAGAACAATGACACACCATTTCCAAATTTGGCCCATCAAAACCGTAGCTCTCCTCTTCCTAATTTGTTCAATGGAGTACCTTGCCCCAGCAATAGCGATCCAAATTGCATAGCTTCCAATTACAAATGCATACAAATCTAAGAAGTTAAAGCAACAACAGGGTCAATAATTATTGTTAAACATCAAAAACTAATATGCTGTTACTGACTTAGGTAAGTCTAATACCATTGCACTTGATTCCATGTGTTACTGGAAGACGTGGGAGGACACTGAAGAGCACTCTTCCAAGTGAAATCGGAACTATTATCAGGGCAGAATTAAGCATGAGGAGAGTCATCCAAGCCACAATCAACAACAACACAATACGAAGCACAAAGGCAGACCTGCTAAAAGATGTTCTTGAACAACATAAGTTGCTTGTTAAAAAATTTATAGTAAGCTTAGTATTGGTAATTATAACTTCTCTTTCCTTATGCTTCCACAGACTAACAAGAAGAGCATTATAACTGAACATAACAGGGGTGTGTATCCGCATTTTTGGCAAAAGCTAATGTTATCAACTTCCATATTTTAAAACAAGCAAAGGACAATTAATCATGTAGGCTCCACTTGAAAGAAATAAGATCAAATGAACAGAAAATTTAAGTTTAAagtattttaaagaaaatagcaCTTAAAATCTTTGTTGACAAGATGATGCGCTTTACCAAGAAAGAACAAGCATTGCTCTGCCAATTTTGGTTCTACTTATTATTCATTACCAAGGAAAATAGCTTTATCTGATCACATTTTTAAGTAAATATATACAGTAACAGGTCTAGAAGGTATTAGTGAAGTGATTGAATTACCCAAGATGTAGATAGATGGCTGCAATAGAATGCAAGTCCAAAGTACGATAGTATAAAATTCATCGTCCAATAAGAGTGGATTAACATTCTGGGGCATAGTTCAACTTACTTAGGATCTGTTTCTTCATCACCATCATACTCCAGAAAGTTTGCATTCGCTGCATGCCTAGCTCTATTCACATCATCAGTAGCGAGTCCTACCAGCGCCCTATCAGGTACACCATGTGGTGCATGCATCCTTTCCAGCCTTACTTGATCACCATTACCATTCTCTTGGCCACCATTATACTCGGGATGGGGCAGTAAGAAATCAGTTAAACCAAGAGCCCATCCAATAGCAGTAAACCAGTAGCAGAGAAGAGACTTCATTGTTGTACGCAGCTTAAAATGCTCAATCGCAAAAGGAATACAGATTTGAAAGAGAAGCAAGTCAGCAGGAATTTCAGTAAATGGATCAGAAACACTGCAAAGGCCAAAGAGAATGATAGTTCCATGAGTTAACGACAGGGCTGAATGTCGAAACACCACTTCACATATCAATTACACACTAAAACCAAAATCAATAGAGGGAGACAGCATTCAAACAATCTTACGAAATATCAAGTGGGAAAATGGAAGGAGTCATTTGCATGGCAAGTTTGACAGGCAAAAATACAAGCATCACTATTAAACTTCCATAGACAGCCACTGATAAAAGAACTCTACGAGCATGCTTGTGAACAGGATCATCAATCAGATCACGGAATGGGTTGTAGTTGGGATCTGCTGGATCTCGCAGGAAGTAAAGAACCCCTTTACGCAGAACCTATATAAGTATAGTACATAATTAGTAAAAGAACATTTAGCAGTATAAAGATGGAGACTTTAAAGATTACAGTTAACAGAAAATTTACCCCTCGAAGAAGGCTAACAAAGATACTTATTTGTAGCATGTAGACAATCCCTACAACCCAATGAAGTAATGAACTCGCCAATGGAGAGACAGAAAAAAATTCAACTCTTTGGGTGATCGATTTCCCAAACATTCTGATGGTGCAAACATCCAGCCACCATCCACACATCAGAGGGAAAACTCCAAGTTCAATGACAAGAAGGAACGCAACCTTAATCATAGTCATCAGATGCCTCATCGCTGCCACAAACTGCCTGAAGAGGGAGGGGATGGTTTCTGCAATGGAAGCAAGGCCATAAAATCTTCCCAATGTCAATGGCTCTCCGCGAGTGTACCGAATTAGAGCGAGAATTCCAAGGTAGAAAACTACTAGAGAAAATATAAACATATAGCCAACAGCAAGAGTGGTAACATCAGAAAGCCTGGATCCCCAAAGGGATGATCCATTCAAAAAGTCAGCTGACACTGTTGCACTGAGGTTATCTGATGCTGCACTCAAATCGGTGGCATTTCCATTCAATATTTCAGCAACTTGACCAAGCAAACCATTTTTTTGGTCGTCCGCTGTCAAATTTGCTACAGCAGTCAACGCACTCTTCAGAGTAATATTGGCCAAGAAAACTGCTGTTTCAGTAAGTGGCATGAAAGTTGACAATACTGGATTACTGGCGGAGGACAGAAGCCAAGACATATAATAGAGTATAATTTGCCCTAATGATAAAGGAACAAATATTACTACTCCAAGAAATATCATATTACTGGCAAGAACCTGCATTGATAGGAGGGCAGACCGCCATATCAGTTAATTCTCCAGTGTGGACGACAAAAGCAGAGTAATTAAAGAATACATTAGGAGGAGATAGGGGCATTCTTGATGAGTAGAGCATGAATTGTAATAACAAGAAAAGACCCTTCAGAATTGGAGCTTGGAGACTTACTGCAGAAACAAAACTCACTAATTTAAagtaatataatatatttactgGATGGATGTCAGGGCATTGAAGATGCCTAAAGAAAATGATAATTTACAAGAAATATAAAGCAAGCATGCCAGATATTGCAAAAGAAGTCCAAAAGTAAGAACACTTCCAACTGAACAATGAACTTACAGTAAATGCATTTTCAACCAGATGAAACACAGGACCATGCATGCCAACAAGCTCATCAAAAGGTACATCCTCCGCGCCATCAGCGTCATCCAAACCATCAAACATCTGCTCGACATGAGCTTCAAGCCGTGCTGCTTGCATCTCCCAATGGGCTGCAACATTTTCTGCATTTCTTCTGATTATTTGACCAGCTCCAGCAGCTCCTTGTGCACCATTGGCATCTTCACCATTCCCATCAGCAGCAAAATTTCTATCAGCTTGACCAGGAGCTCTTATTGCAGCATGAACTGCATTTCTATCTGCATCTTCCTCCCTATCAGCTTCTTGTCCCCCAAATTCACGCAAATGTCTGAAGTAGTCTCTCAATGATGTTACCCCAAGAAAGATAAACACGATGCTTGCAGAGAGTAAAAAACCATGCAGACAGTCAGTAAGCATAATGGTTGTAGATAAGTGACTCAAAAAGAGTCTCGGAGCTTCTCCAAAACTTCTTACAAAAGCCAATCTCCATATCCAGAATGTAATAAAAGGTATTATGAGCAGCCACACAGAGAGCACAAAGCTAAGACGAAGGAAAAACTGCAGGACTTGACATGCTTTCACAGCCATCCCGACAACAATCTCTTGAAAAGGAAGCCTGGCTGGAGCGTTGTCAGCATAAACTGGGGAGAATGAGAATGCATGTTTGCACACCTGCGTTCGAAGATAAAGAAATTAATGAGATTCGACAATCACCTTAAGCAAGCATAGaagagaaatttaaaaaaaaaaaaaaatacatagatAAAAGCCAATTGCCACCCAATGGTGTGGTCATGCTGTCAACAAGTGAGACGAAAACCATGGGAGATCAGGGTACAAATTTCAATAAACGCAAAAGATATTGGATGATTTATTCCCGACTTCCCAAACCTTGGAAAGTTATCCAATACTTGTGTTGGTGGGAGATACCAAGTACCCAGTAGAATAGTCAAGGTGCATGCAAACTAGCCCAGACACCAGGCACAACTTATTAGTTTAGGAACACCTGTCCAAAAATAGAAATCCTTTGGAAGGATTTTTCTCTCTTGGGAAATGAACCGACTTTACTTTCTTATCACATGATGCTCTGACGTGGCCTTTCTCAAGTGACTCTACTTTCTCTCCTTCTTAACCATGGGAGGAAAGATCTTCTTTTCTTCTAGCGAAAAATCCTTTCATTTAATAGACATCAACAagccctcttttggaatcaagttagaGTCCTAAAAAAATAGAAGTCAAAAGTTTCATGTCCCTAATAAGGTAAAAATTGGGGCAATTTCTTTTAGAAAGTTCatttcaaaagaaaagaaaaagagaaaaaaaaaaagaagaaaagaagaaaaagaaaaagagaaaaaagaaggaaaaaaaagatataaagaaaaagaagaagaacaacaacatacccagtataatcccacgggtggggtctggggagggtagtgtgtacgcagaccttacccctacctggagaggtagagaggttgtttacgataaaccctcggctcaagaaaaggtggaaaggaagaaaagggaagaagaagaagaaagaggggggagAAAGAAAGAAGAGGGAGACAAAAGACGATAAggaaaaagaggagaaaaagtAGCATCAAATAGTAAAAATCAGGGAGCAACAATTTCCAGTAAAAGGGAGGAAAAGTAGCATCAAATAATAACAATCAGGGAGCAACAATTTCCAATAGCAATTTTCAAAAACAATGGACGTGGTTGCTAAGTACTAGATATAATAACAAACTAGAAGGAACTAACTTTCAAGGAACAACCAGAATATTACTAGTACTACTGGTAAACCTAGGAGAAACTCACAACTACCTGTCAACTCAGc
Encoded proteins:
- the LOC104087624 gene encoding probable E3 ubiquitin ligase SUD1 isoform X1, yielding MEIAPAGHDSGLRSSVAETSTVDAINSSSSALSDSVANNYDDEDEDVCRICRNPGDTDNPLRYPCACSGSIKYVHQDCLLQWLNHSNARQCEVCKHAFSFSPVYADNAPARLPFQEIVVGMAVKACQVLQFFLRLSFVLSVWLLIIPFITFWIWRLAFVRSFGEAPRLFLSHLSTTIMLTDCLHGFLLSASIVFIFLGVTSLRDYFRHLREFGGQEADREEDADRNAVHAAIRAPGQADRNFAADGNGEDANGAQGAAGAGQIIRRNAENVAAHWEMQAARLEAHVEQMFDGLDDADGAEDVPFDELVGMHGPVFHLVENAFTVLASNMIFLGVVIFVPLSLGQIILYYMSWLLSSASNPVLSTFMPLTETAVFLANITLKSALTAVANLTADDQKNGLLGQVAEILNGNATDLSAASDNLSATVSADFLNGSSLWGSRLSDVTTLAVGYMFIFSLVVFYLGILALIRYTRGEPLTLGRFYGLASIAETIPSLFRQFVAAMRHLMTMIKVAFLLVIELGVFPLMCGWWLDVCTIRMFGKSITQRVEFFSVSPLASSLLHWVVGIVYMLQISIFVSLLRGVLRKGVLYFLRDPADPNYNPFRDLIDDPVHKHARRVLLSVAVYGSLIVMLVFLPVKLAMQMTPSIFPLDISVSDPFTEIPADLLLFQICIPFAIEHFKLRTTMKSLLCYWFTAIGWALGLTDFLLPHPEYNGGQENGNGDQVRLERMHAPHGVPDRALVGLATDDVNRARHAANANFLEYDGDEETDPKTSFSRSAFVLRIVLLLIVAWMTLLMLNSALIIVPISLGRVLFSVLPRLPVTHGIKCNDLYAFVIGSYAIWIAIAGARYSIEQIRKRRATVLMGQIWKWCVIVLKSSALLSIWIFIIPLLIGLLFEVLVIVPMRVPIDESPVFLLYQDWALGLIFLKIWTRLVMLDHMMPLVDGSWRMKFERVREDGFSRLRVFWVLREIVVPIIMKLLTALCFPYVLAKGVFPIFGYPLLVNSAVYRFAWLGSLGFSFFWFCAKRFHAWFTNLHNSIRDDRYLIGRRLHDYGEELEQREKELVESREGSSRVDRDDQEADVGLRQRHAILQDA
- the LOC104087624 gene encoding probable E3 ubiquitin ligase SUD1 isoform X4; translation: MMKTRMFAGSVVTPVTRIIRCGIHALVAVASSMFTKIAFFNGLITAMLANVRFVFCAHWEAQICGRKRANITSIISVCKHAFSFSPVYADNAPARLPFQEIVVGMAVKACQVLQFFLRLSFVLSVWLLIIPFITFWIWRLAFVRSFGEAPRLFLSHLSTTIMLTDCLHGFLLSASIVFIFLGVTSLRDYFRHLREFGGQEADREEDADRNAVHAAIRAPGQADRNFAADGNGEDANGAQGAAGAGQIIRRNAENVAAHWEMQAARLEAHVEQMFDGLDDADGAEDVPFDELVGMHGPVFHLVENAFTVLASNMIFLGVVIFVPLSLGQIILYYMSWLLSSASNPVLSTFMPLTETAVFLANITLKSALTAVANLTADDQKNGLLGQVAEILNGNATDLSAASDNLSATVSADFLNGSSLWGSRLSDVTTLAVGYMFIFSLVVFYLGILALIRYTRGEPLTLGRFYGLASIAETIPSLFRQFVAAMRHLMTMIKVAFLLVIELGVFPLMCGWWLDVCTIRMFGKSITQRVEFFSVSPLASSLLHWVVGIVYMLQISIFVSLLRGVLRKGVLYFLRDPADPNYNPFRDLIDDPVHKHARRVLLSVAVYGSLIVMLVFLPVKLAMQMTPSIFPLDISVSDPFTEIPADLLLFQICIPFAIEHFKLRTTMKSLLCYWFTAIGWALGLTDFLLPHPEYNGGQENGNGDQVRLERMHAPHGVPDRALVGLATDDVNRARHAANANFLEYDGDEETDPKTSFSRSAFVLRIVLLLIVAWMTLLMLNSALIIVPISLGRVLFSVLPRLPVTHGIKCNDLYAFVIGSYAIWIAIAGARYSIEQIRKRRATVLMGQIWKWCVIVLKSSALLSIWIFIIPLLIGLLFEVLVIVPMRVPIDESPVFLLYQDWALGLIFLKIWTRLVMLDHMMPLVDGSWRMKFERVREDGFSRLRVFWVLREIVVPIIMKLLTALCFPYVLAKGVFPIFGYPLLVNSAVYRFAWLGSLGFSFFWFCAKRFHAWFTNLHNSIRDDRYLIGRRLHDYGEELEQREKELVESREGSSRVDRDDQEADVGLRQRHAILQDA
- the LOC104087624 gene encoding probable E3 ubiquitin ligase SUD1 isoform X3; the protein is MEIAPAGHDSGLRSSVAETSTVDAINSSSSALSDSVANNYDDEDEDVCRICRNPGDTDNPLRYPCACSGSIKYVHQDCLLQWLNHSNARQCEVCKHAFSFSPVYADNAPARLPFQEIVVGMAVKACQVLQFFLRLSFVLSVWLLIIPFITFWIWRLAFVRSFGEAPRLFLSHLSTTIMLTDCLHGFLLSASIVFIFLGVTSLRDYFRHLREFGGQEADREEDADRNAVHAAIRAPGQADRNFAADGNGEDANGAQGAAGAGQIIRRNAENVAAHWEMQAARLEAHVEQMFDGLDDADGAEDVPFDELVGMHGPVFHLVENAFTVLASNMIFLGVVIFVPLSLGQIILYYMSWLLSSASNPVLSTFMPLTETAVFLANITLKSALTAVANLTADDQKNGLLGQVAEILNGNATDLSAASDNLSATVSADFLNGSSLWGSRLSDVTTLAVGYMFIFSLVVFYLGILALIRYTRGEPLTLGRFYGLASIAETIPSLFRQFVAAMRHLMTMIKVAFLLVIELGVFPLMCGWWLDVCTIRMFGKSITQRVEFFSVSPLASSLLHWVVGIVYMLQISIFVSLLRGVLRKGVLYFLRDPADPNYNPFRDLIDDPVHKHARRVLLSVAVYGSLIVMLVFLPVKLAMQMTPSIFPLDISVSDPFTEIPADLLLFQICIPFAIEHFKLRTTMKSLLCYWFTAIGWALGLTDFLLPHPEYNGGQENGNGDQVRLERMHAPHGVPDRALVGLATDDVNRARHAANANFLEYDGDEETDPKSAFVLRIVLLLIVAWMTLLMLNSALIIVPISLGRVLFSVLPRLPVTHGIKCNDLYAFVIGSYAIWIAIAGARYSIEQIRKRRATVLMGQIWKWCVIVLKSSALLSIWIFIIPLLIGLLFEVLVIVPMRVPIDESPVFLLYQDWALGLIFLKIWTRLVMLDHMMPLVDGSWRMKFERVREDGFSRLRVFWVLREIVVPIIMKLLTALCFPYVLAKGVFPIFGYPLLVNSAVYRFAWLGSLGFSFFWFCAKRFHAWFTNLHNSIRDDRYLIGRRLHDYGEELEQREKELVESREGSSRVDRDDQEADVGLRQRHAILQDA
- the LOC104087624 gene encoding probable E3 ubiquitin ligase SUD1 isoform X2, producing the protein MEIAPAGHDSGLRSSVAETSTVDAINSSSSALSDSVANNYDDEDEDVCRICRNPGDTDNPLRYPCACSGSIKYVHQDCLLQWLNHSNARQCEVCKHAFSFSPVYADNAPARLPFQEIVVGMAVKACQVLQFFLRLSFVLSVWLLIIPFITFWIWRLAFVRSFGEAPRLFLSHLSTTIMLTDCLHGFLLSASIVFIFLGVTSLRDYFRHLREFGGQEADREEDADRNAVHAAIRAPGQADRNFAADGNGEDANGAQGAAGAGQIIRRNAENVAAHWEMQAARLEAHVEQMFDGLDDADGAEDVPFDELVGMHGPVFHLVENAFTVLASNMIFLGVVIFVPLSLGQIILYYMSWLLSSASNPVLSTFMPLTETAVFLANITLKSALTAVANLTADDQKNGLLGQVAEILNGNATDLSAASDNLSATVSADFLNGSSLWGSRLSDVTTLAVGYMFIFSLVVFYLGILALIRYTRGEPLTLGRFYGLASIAETIPSLFRQFVAAMRHLMTMIKVAFLLVIELGVFPLMCGWWLDVCTIRMFGKSITQRVEFFSVSPLASSLLHWVVGIVYMLQISIFVSLLRGVLRKGVLYFLRDPADPNYNPFRDLIDDPVHKHARRVLLSVAVYGSLIVMLVFLPVKLAMQMTPSIFPLDISVSDPFTEIPADLLLFQICIPFAIEHFKLRTTMKSLLCYWFTAIGWALGLTDFLLPHPEYNGGQENGNGDQVRLERMHAPHGVPDRALVGLATDDVNRARHAANANFLEYDGDEETDPNRSAFVLRIVLLLIVAWMTLLMLNSALIIVPISLGRVLFSVLPRLPVTHGIKCNDLYAFVIGSYAIWIAIAGARYSIEQIRKRRATVLMGQIWKWCVIVLKSSALLSIWIFIIPLLIGLLFEVLVIVPMRVPIDESPVFLLYQDWALGLIFLKIWTRLVMLDHMMPLVDGSWRMKFERVREDGFSRLRVFWVLREIVVPIIMKLLTALCFPYVLAKGVFPIFGYPLLVNSAVYRFAWLGSLGFSFFWFCAKRFHAWFTNLHNSIRDDRYLIGRRLHDYGEELEQREKELVESREGSSRVDRDDQEADVGLRQRHAILQDA